A window of the Cherax quadricarinatus isolate ZL_2023a chromosome 23, ASM3850222v1, whole genome shotgun sequence genome harbors these coding sequences:
- the LOC128685822 gene encoding pneumococcal serine-rich repeat protein-like isoform X1, which yields MRIQVAILVLCLLACGLADKLPSYEGASQVVSRTVSVKSPERKSNVISHFTPVDHRYEATGSVHISRGPSEPRKLPVLPATPTPVLITAAESRPFAAAKNSASQLALTRTVSVRSPERVSNVISHFLPADHKYEATGSVTISKGSGGAGSAGGAGRAIFSGPPRTSNVLAAASPAPDVRPQVQRASAAASSGSNLALTRTVSVKSPERISSVISHFTPAEHRYEATGSVTIVRGSEGAGAGRAVGSGLRQPQALFVAKPAAPVPVRAAPAPVRAAPAPVPVRFATPVPSGPALGAAASSGSKLALTRTVSVKSPERVSSVISHFTPAEHKYEATGSVTIVRGSEGAGRAVGSGLRQSQAQFAAKPAAPAPVRSAPAPVRAAPAPVRAAPAPAPVRFVAPAKASPGPALGAASASGSKLALTRTVSVKSPERVSSVISHFTPAEHKYEATGSVTIVRGSEGAGRAVGSGLRQSQAQFAAKPAAPAPVRSAPAPVRAAPAPVRAAPAPTPVRFVAPAKASPGPALGAASASGSKLALTRTVSVKSPERVSSVISHFTPAEHKYEATGSVTIVRGSEGAGRAVGSGLRQSQAQFVAKPAAPAPVRPALAPVRAAPAPVRTAPAPAPAAPAPVQFVAPAKASLGPALGAASASGSKLALTRTVSVKSPERVSSVISHFTPAEHKYEATGSVTIVRGSEGAGRAVGSGLRQSQAQFVAKPAAPAPVRPALAPVRAAPAPVRTAPAPAPVQFVAPAKASPGPALGAASASGSKLALTRTVSVKSPERVSSVVSHFTPAEHKYEATGSVTISRGSGGAIASGSRQASSSVFRQTSASAGGQASSAASAFSTSSAASQAAVAAAASRRAETASASYQSSLSAAAAAESRRAEAAAAESRRAEAAAAAQRAEAAAAASRRAEAAAAAQRAEAAAAASRRAEAAAAAQRAEAAAAASRRAQAEAAESQRAQARAAAAQRTEAAAAAAAAASRRAQAASAFSQRTEASSASYQSSQAAAAAAAAAASQRSQAASSSSTSSASQSFTYRLAAPYEGGSSVSSADLLAELEAFRADAARSGVKITQDAQTRQANSGSGSDPYSFSVRVEDHENTNYQSRDEWVGADGITYGWYSLLSADGYFYNYSYTAHPVKGYQVKVTRQDSGIAMKPVHADIFAPATVFSNQGITRFADFAVSGVNNDYESEENMSYEESASTTFAKSLAESLKTTRSQSSSTVPAVSLGPASHLCGFRIVREYGSPGSRTLPIPSGSILCGYSAGSERQGSALSGLFSGAAAGRYGAGSSSGSSQTFSSGSSGASSSSARFSGAAAAAGAASSFGSSSSRFEGSAGASSSSVSRLSASAASARSTSSSSSSGASSSRLEGSAGASSSSASKLSGSAAFGGSSAFSGSSGSSGSSFSSFGTSAAASSGSGTSSGFSSQTSSKKSSLSSAASKKASSSFSSSGGSQLSSLSSRGVSAGSASRGSTSSSSSSFSAAGSAKGGFAFGGLSSGSASSGGSKLALSRTVSVKTPERVSNVISHFLPADHRYEATGSVVINRAEERQTRTFQIPAPAAPAPVVLSTPQLALKRIVSVKSPERVSSVISHFLPADHKYEATGSVVINRASTGQASSAGRGFSGASGAQRAQVSPPQPRRTPVQEYAAPPRSAPRASPSQLALTRTVSVKSPQRVSSVISHFTPAEHKYEATGSVTINRASA from the exons GTTGCGATCCTTGTGTTATGCTTGCTGGCCTGTGGGCTGGCGGACAAGTTGCCGTCCTATGAGGGCGCCTCTCAG GTAGTATCTCGAACTGTTAGTGTTAAATCGCCTGAGAGGAAATCGAACGTCATATCCCATTTCACCCCCGTTGATCATCGGTACGAAGCCACTGGAAGTGTTCACATCAGCCGGGGCCCATCAGAGCCTCGGAAGCTCCCTgtcctccctgccacacccacacctgTACTCATCActgcagctgagtcaagaccATTTGCTGCTGCAAAGAATTCTGCTTCTCAGCTAGCACTGACGCGCACCGTCTCCGTCAGGTCACCTGAAAGAGTTTCAAATGTCATCTCACACTTCTTGCCTGCTGATCACAAGTACGAAGCTACTGGATCCGTCACTATCAGCAAGGGTTCCGGAGGTGCTGGAAGCGCTGGAGGCGCTGGAAGAGCGATTTTCTCAGGTCCTCCAAGAACCTCTAATGTTTTGGCTGCAGCTTCCCCGGCTCCAGATGTACGTCCTCAAGTCCAGCGTGCGTCAGCTGCCGCGTCTTCTGGATCCAATTTAGCTCTAACTCGCACCGTCTCGGTCAAGTCTCCCGAGAGAATCTCCAGTGTTATATCTCACTTCACTCCTGCAGAGCACAGGTATGAGGCCACTGGTTCTGTCACCATCGTCAGGGGATCAGAGGGCGCTGGCGCTGGCAGGGCCGTAGGTAGtggtctgagacaaccacaagcACTTTTCGTAGCCAAACCAGCTGCTCCAGTACCTGTTAGAGCTGCTCCTGCACCTGTCAGAGCTGCTCCTGCACCTGTTCCAGTTCGATTTGCTACTCCAGTTCCAAGTGGTCCAGCTCTTGGAGCTGCTGCATCCTCTGGGTCAAAACTGGCTCTCACTCGCACTGTTTCCGTTAAGTCTCCCGAGAGAGTCTCCAGTGTTATATCTCACTTCACTCCTGCAGAACACAAGTATGAGGCCACTGGATCTGTCACCATCGTCAGGGGATCAGAGGGCGCTGGCAGGGCCGTAGGTAGCGGTCTAAGACAATCTCAGGCACAGTTCGCAGCCAAACCAGCTGCTCCTGCACCTGTTAGATCTGCTCCTGCACCTGTTAGAGCTGCTCCTGCACCTGTTAGAGCCGCTCCTGCACCTGCTCCAGTACGATTTGTGGCTCCAGCTAAAGCTTCACCTGGTCCAGCTCTTGGAGCAGCTTCCGCCTCTGGGTCAAAACTGGCTCTCACTCGCACTGTTTCCGTTAAGTCTCCCGAGAGAGTCTCCAGTGTTATATCTCACTTCACTCCTGCAGAACACAAGTATGAGGCCACTGGATCTGTCACCATCGTCAGGGGATCAGAGGGCGCTGGCAGGGCCGTAGGTAGCGGTCTAAGACAATCTCAGGCACAGTTCGCAGCCAAACCAGCTGCTCCTGCACCTGTTAGATCTGCTCCTGCACCTGTTAGAGCTGCTCCTGCACCTGTTAGAGCCGCTCCTGCACCTACTCCAGTACGATTTGTGGCTCCAGCTAAAGCTTCACCTGGTCCAGCTCTTGGAGCAGCTTCCGCCTCTGGGTCAAAACTGGCTCTCACTCGCACTGTTTCCGTTAAGTCTCCCGAGAGAGTCTCCAGTGTTATATCTCACTTCACTCCTGCAGAACACAAGTATGAGGCCACTGGATCTGTCACCATCGTCAGGGGATCAGAGGGCGCTGGCAGGGCCGTAGGTAGCGGTCTAAGACAATCTCAGGCACAGTTTGTAGCCAAACCAGCTGCTCCTGCACCTGTTAGACCTGCTCTTGCACCTGTTAGAGCTGCTCCTGCACCTGTCAGAACCGCTCCTGCACCTGCTCCAGCAGCTCCTGCTCCAGTACAATTTGTGGCTCCAGCTAAAGCTTCACTTGGTCCAGCTCTTGGAGCAGCTTCCGCCTCTGGGTCAAAACTGGCTCTCACTCGCACTGTTTCCGTTAAGTCTCCCGAGAGAGTCTCCAGTGTTATATCTCACTTCACTCCTGCAGAACACAAGTATGAGGCCACTGGATCTGTCACCATCGTCAGGGGATCAGAGGGCGCTGGCAGGGCCGTAGGTAGCGGTCTAAGACAATCTCAGGCACAGTTTGTAGCCAAACCAGCTGCTCCTGCACCTGTTAGACCTGCTCTTGCACCTGTCAGAGCTGCTCCTGCACCTGTCAGAACCGCTCCTGCACCTGCTCCAGTACAATTTGTGGCTCCAGCTAAAGCTTCACCTGGTCCAGCTCTTGGAGCAGCTTCCGCCTCTGGGTCAAAACTGGCTCTCACTCGCACTGTTTCCGTTAAGTCTCCCGAGAGAGTCTCCAGTGTTGTATCTCACTTCACTCCTGCAGAACACAAGTATGAGGCCACTGGATCTGTCACTATTTCTAGGGGATCAGGTGGTGCTATTGCTAGCGGCAGCAGACAAGCTTCGTCCAGTGTCTTTAGACAAACGTCGGCCAGTGCTGGCGGACAGGCATCTTCGGCTGCATCTGCATTCAGCACGTCGTCGGCAGCATCTCAGGCCGCAGTAGCAGCGGCGGCATCTCGACGTGCTGAAACAGCATCAGCCTCATATCAAAGTTCTCtatcagctgcagcagcagcagaatcacGACGtgctgaagcagcagcagcagaatcacGACGtgctgaagcagcagcagcagctcaacgtgctgaagcagcagcagcagcatcaagacGTGCtgaagctgcagcagcagctcaacgtgctgaagcagcagcagcagcatcaagacGTGCtgaagctgcagcagcagctcaacgtgctgaagcagcagcagcagcatcaagacGCGctcaagcagaagcagcagaatcTCAACGTGCTCaggcaagagcagcagcagctcaaCGTaccgaagcagcagcagcagcagcagcagcagcatcaagacGCGCTCAAGCAGCATCAGCTTTCTCTCAACGTACTGAAGCATCATCAGCTTCGTATCAGAGctctcaggcagcagcagcagcagcagcagcagcagcatctcaaCGCTCTCAGGCAGCATCTTCATCTTCCACCTCGAGTGCATCTCAGTCTTTTACCTACCGTCTGGCTGCTCCTTATGAAGGAGGAAGTTCAGTGTCTTCCGCTGACCTGTTGGCCGAACTGGAAGCATTCAGAGCAGATGCAGCAAGATCAGGTGTCAAAATCACCCAAGATGCCCAGACGAGGCAAGCTAACAGCGGCAGC GGCTCAGACCCCTACAGCTTCAGCGTGAGAGTCGAGGACCACGAAAACACAAATTACCAGAGCCGTGATGAGTGGGTAGGGGCCGATGGTATTACCTACGGCTGGTACTCTTTGCTAAGCGCTGATGGATACTTTTACAACTACTCCTACACTGCTCACCCTGTTAAAGGCTACCAG GTGAAGGTGACGCGCCAAGACTCCGGCATCGCCATGAAGCCCGTTCATGCTGACATCTTCGCCCCAGCCACTGTCTTCTCCAACCAGGGCATCACCAGGTTCGCAGACTTCGCCGTATCCGGAGTCAACAACGATTACGAATCCGAAGAAAACATGAGCTACGAGGAGAGCGCATCGACCACCTTCGCTAAATCATTGGCAGAGTCTCTCAAGACCACCAGATCACAATCTTCCTCAACGGTGCCTGCAGTGTCTCTTGGACCCGCCAGTCATTTGTGCGGCTTCAGGATCGTTCGCGAGTATGGGTCACCCGGCTCGCGAACCCTTCCAATACCGTCTGGCTCAATTCTGTGTGGCTACTCCGCTGGGTCGGAAAGACAAGGTTCCGCTTTATCTGGACTATTTTCTGGGGCAGCAGCCGGCCGCTACGGAGCTGGAAGTTCTTCAGGATCATCTCAAACGTTCTCCTCTGGATCTTCAGGAGCTTCTAGCTCATCAGCCAGGTTctctggagcagcagcagcagctggagctgCAAGTTCCTTTGGCTCTTCCTCTAGCAGGTTTGAAGGATCTGCAGGAGCCTCTAGTTCCTCAGTAAGCAGGCTCTCTGCCTCTGCAGCCTCCGCTAgatctacatcatcatcatcatcatctggtGCTTCCTCCAGCAGACTTGAAGGATCTGCAGGAGCTTCCAGTTCATCAGCTAGTAAGCTGTCTGGATCTGCAGCTTTCGGTGGGTCTTCAGCTTTCAGTGGGTCTTCAGGTTCCTCTGGTTCTTCCTTCAGCAGCTTcggaacatcagcagcagcaagtaGCGGCTCAGGAACTTCATCAGGATTCTCAAGTCAGACTTCAAGTAAAAAATCTAGTTTATCTTCTGCAGCAAGCAAGAAAGCATCGAGCAGTTTCTCCTCCAGTGGAGGATCTCAATTGTCTAGCTTATCCTCCAGGGGAGTGTCTGCTGGGTCTGCCAGCAGAGGGtcaactagcagcagcagcagcagcttctcTGCGGCAGGTTCTGCAAAGGGAGGATTTGCTTTTGGCGGTCTGTCCTCAGGATCTGCATCATCTGGCGGGTCAAAGCTAGCACTTTCTCGCACCGTCTCCGTTAAAACTCCAGAAAGAGTCTCCAATGTTATCTCTCATTTCTTACCCGCTGACCACAGGTATGAGGCCACTGGATCTGTCGTCATCAACAGGGCTGAAGAAAGACAGACTCGCACCTTCCAGAtccctgctcctgctgctccagcGCCCGTGGTTCTCTCAACTCCTCAGCTGGCTCTCAAACGCATCGTCTCCGTGAAATCTCCCGAGAGAGTTTCCAGTGTCATCTCTCACTTCCTGCCCGCTGACCACAAGTATGAGGCTACTGGATCCGTCGTCATCAACAGGGCCTCAACAGGCCAGGCATCTTCAGCAGGTCGAGGATTCTCTGGAGCTTCTGGGGCACAAAGAGCTCAGGTTTCTCCTCCTCAGCCCCGCCGCACCCCAGTTCAAGAATACGCTGCTCCCCCCCGCTCCGCCCCTCGAGCCTCTCCTTCTCAGCTAGCTCTCACCCGCACCGTCTCCGTCAAGTCTCCTCAGAGAGTCTCCAGCGTGATCTCTCACTTCACTCCTGCAGAACACAAGTATGAAGCCACTGGATCTGTCACCATCAACAGAGCCTCTGCATAA
- the LOC128685822 gene encoding pneumococcal serine-rich repeat protein-like isoform X2, which translates to MRIQVAILVLCLLACGLADKLPSYEGASQVVSRTVSVKSPERKSNVISHFTPVDHRYEATGSVHISRGPSEPRKLPVLPATPTPVLITAAESRPFAAAKNSASQLALTRTVSVRSPERVSNVISHFLPADHKYEATGSVTISKGSGGAGSAGGAGRAIFSGPPRTSNVLAAASPAPDVRPQVQRASAAASSGSNLALTRTVSVKSPERISSVISHFTPAEHRYEATGSVTIVRGSEGAGAGRAVGSGLRQPQALFVAKPAAPVPVRAAPAPVRAAPAPVPVRFATPVPSGPALGAAASSGSKLALTRTVSVKSPERVSSVISHFTPAEHKYEATGSVTIVRGSEGAGRAVGSGLRQSQAQFAAKPAAPAPVRSAPAPVRAAPAPVRAAPAPAPVRFVAPAKASPGPALGAASASGSKLALTRTVSVKSPERVSSVISHFTPAEHKYEATGSVTIVRGSEGAGRAVGSGLRQSQAQFAAKPAAPAPVRSAPAPVRAAPAPVRAAPAPTPVRFVAPAKASPGPALGAASASGSKLALTRTVSVKSPERVSSVISHFTPAEHKYEATGSVTIVRGSEGAGRAVGSGLRQSQAQFVAKPAAPAPVRPALAPVRAAPAPVRTAPAPAPAAPAPVQFVAPAKASLGPALGAASASGSKLALTRTVSVKSPERVSSVISHFTPAEHKYEATGSVTIVRGSEGAGRAVGSGLRQSQAQFVAKPAAPAPVRPALAPVRAAPAPVRTAPAPAPVQFVAPAKASPGPALGAASASGSKLALTRTVSVKSPERVSSVVSHFTPAEHKYEATGSVTISRGSGGAIASGSRQASSSVFRQTSASAGGQASSAASAFSTSSAASQAAVAAAASRRAETASASYQSSLSAAAAAESRRAEAAAAESRRAEAAAAAQRAEAAAAASRRAEAAAAAQRAEAAAAASRRAEAAAAAQRAEAAAAASRRAQAEAAESQRAQARAAAAQRTEAAAAAAAAASRRAQAASAFSQRTEASSASYQSSQAAAAAAAAAASQRSQAASSSSTSSASQSFTYRLAAPYEGGSSVSSADLLAELEAFRADAARSGVKITQDAQTRQANSGSVKVTRQDSGIAMKPVHADIFAPATVFSNQGITRFADFAVSGVNNDYESEENMSYEESASTTFAKSLAESLKTTRSQSSSTVPAVSLGPASHLCGFRIVREYGSPGSRTLPIPSGSILCGYSAGSERQGSALSGLFSGAAAGRYGAGSSSGSSQTFSSGSSGASSSSARFSGAAAAAGAASSFGSSSSRFEGSAGASSSSVSRLSASAASARSTSSSSSSGASSSRLEGSAGASSSSASKLSGSAAFGGSSAFSGSSGSSGSSFSSFGTSAAASSGSGTSSGFSSQTSSKKSSLSSAASKKASSSFSSSGGSQLSSLSSRGVSAGSASRGSTSSSSSSFSAAGSAKGGFAFGGLSSGSASSGGSKLALSRTVSVKTPERVSNVISHFLPADHRYEATGSVVINRAEERQTRTFQIPAPAAPAPVVLSTPQLALKRIVSVKSPERVSSVISHFLPADHKYEATGSVVINRASTGQASSAGRGFSGASGAQRAQVSPPQPRRTPVQEYAAPPRSAPRASPSQLALTRTVSVKSPQRVSSVISHFTPAEHKYEATGSVTINRASA; encoded by the exons GTTGCGATCCTTGTGTTATGCTTGCTGGCCTGTGGGCTGGCGGACAAGTTGCCGTCCTATGAGGGCGCCTCTCAG GTAGTATCTCGAACTGTTAGTGTTAAATCGCCTGAGAGGAAATCGAACGTCATATCCCATTTCACCCCCGTTGATCATCGGTACGAAGCCACTGGAAGTGTTCACATCAGCCGGGGCCCATCAGAGCCTCGGAAGCTCCCTgtcctccctgccacacccacacctgTACTCATCActgcagctgagtcaagaccATTTGCTGCTGCAAAGAATTCTGCTTCTCAGCTAGCACTGACGCGCACCGTCTCCGTCAGGTCACCTGAAAGAGTTTCAAATGTCATCTCACACTTCTTGCCTGCTGATCACAAGTACGAAGCTACTGGATCCGTCACTATCAGCAAGGGTTCCGGAGGTGCTGGAAGCGCTGGAGGCGCTGGAAGAGCGATTTTCTCAGGTCCTCCAAGAACCTCTAATGTTTTGGCTGCAGCTTCCCCGGCTCCAGATGTACGTCCTCAAGTCCAGCGTGCGTCAGCTGCCGCGTCTTCTGGATCCAATTTAGCTCTAACTCGCACCGTCTCGGTCAAGTCTCCCGAGAGAATCTCCAGTGTTATATCTCACTTCACTCCTGCAGAGCACAGGTATGAGGCCACTGGTTCTGTCACCATCGTCAGGGGATCAGAGGGCGCTGGCGCTGGCAGGGCCGTAGGTAGtggtctgagacaaccacaagcACTTTTCGTAGCCAAACCAGCTGCTCCAGTACCTGTTAGAGCTGCTCCTGCACCTGTCAGAGCTGCTCCTGCACCTGTTCCAGTTCGATTTGCTACTCCAGTTCCAAGTGGTCCAGCTCTTGGAGCTGCTGCATCCTCTGGGTCAAAACTGGCTCTCACTCGCACTGTTTCCGTTAAGTCTCCCGAGAGAGTCTCCAGTGTTATATCTCACTTCACTCCTGCAGAACACAAGTATGAGGCCACTGGATCTGTCACCATCGTCAGGGGATCAGAGGGCGCTGGCAGGGCCGTAGGTAGCGGTCTAAGACAATCTCAGGCACAGTTCGCAGCCAAACCAGCTGCTCCTGCACCTGTTAGATCTGCTCCTGCACCTGTTAGAGCTGCTCCTGCACCTGTTAGAGCCGCTCCTGCACCTGCTCCAGTACGATTTGTGGCTCCAGCTAAAGCTTCACCTGGTCCAGCTCTTGGAGCAGCTTCCGCCTCTGGGTCAAAACTGGCTCTCACTCGCACTGTTTCCGTTAAGTCTCCCGAGAGAGTCTCCAGTGTTATATCTCACTTCACTCCTGCAGAACACAAGTATGAGGCCACTGGATCTGTCACCATCGTCAGGGGATCAGAGGGCGCTGGCAGGGCCGTAGGTAGCGGTCTAAGACAATCTCAGGCACAGTTCGCAGCCAAACCAGCTGCTCCTGCACCTGTTAGATCTGCTCCTGCACCTGTTAGAGCTGCTCCTGCACCTGTTAGAGCCGCTCCTGCACCTACTCCAGTACGATTTGTGGCTCCAGCTAAAGCTTCACCTGGTCCAGCTCTTGGAGCAGCTTCCGCCTCTGGGTCAAAACTGGCTCTCACTCGCACTGTTTCCGTTAAGTCTCCCGAGAGAGTCTCCAGTGTTATATCTCACTTCACTCCTGCAGAACACAAGTATGAGGCCACTGGATCTGTCACCATCGTCAGGGGATCAGAGGGCGCTGGCAGGGCCGTAGGTAGCGGTCTAAGACAATCTCAGGCACAGTTTGTAGCCAAACCAGCTGCTCCTGCACCTGTTAGACCTGCTCTTGCACCTGTTAGAGCTGCTCCTGCACCTGTCAGAACCGCTCCTGCACCTGCTCCAGCAGCTCCTGCTCCAGTACAATTTGTGGCTCCAGCTAAAGCTTCACTTGGTCCAGCTCTTGGAGCAGCTTCCGCCTCTGGGTCAAAACTGGCTCTCACTCGCACTGTTTCCGTTAAGTCTCCCGAGAGAGTCTCCAGTGTTATATCTCACTTCACTCCTGCAGAACACAAGTATGAGGCCACTGGATCTGTCACCATCGTCAGGGGATCAGAGGGCGCTGGCAGGGCCGTAGGTAGCGGTCTAAGACAATCTCAGGCACAGTTTGTAGCCAAACCAGCTGCTCCTGCACCTGTTAGACCTGCTCTTGCACCTGTCAGAGCTGCTCCTGCACCTGTCAGAACCGCTCCTGCACCTGCTCCAGTACAATTTGTGGCTCCAGCTAAAGCTTCACCTGGTCCAGCTCTTGGAGCAGCTTCCGCCTCTGGGTCAAAACTGGCTCTCACTCGCACTGTTTCCGTTAAGTCTCCCGAGAGAGTCTCCAGTGTTGTATCTCACTTCACTCCTGCAGAACACAAGTATGAGGCCACTGGATCTGTCACTATTTCTAGGGGATCAGGTGGTGCTATTGCTAGCGGCAGCAGACAAGCTTCGTCCAGTGTCTTTAGACAAACGTCGGCCAGTGCTGGCGGACAGGCATCTTCGGCTGCATCTGCATTCAGCACGTCGTCGGCAGCATCTCAGGCCGCAGTAGCAGCGGCGGCATCTCGACGTGCTGAAACAGCATCAGCCTCATATCAAAGTTCTCtatcagctgcagcagcagcagaatcacGACGtgctgaagcagcagcagcagaatcacGACGtgctgaagcagcagcagcagctcaacgtgctgaagcagcagcagcagcatcaagacGTGCtgaagctgcagcagcagctcaacgtgctgaagcagcagcagcagcatcaagacGTGCtgaagctgcagcagcagctcaacgtgctgaagcagcagcagcagcatcaagacGCGctcaagcagaagcagcagaatcTCAACGTGCTCaggcaagagcagcagcagctcaaCGTaccgaagcagcagcagcagcagcagcagcagcatcaagacGCGCTCAAGCAGCATCAGCTTTCTCTCAACGTACTGAAGCATCATCAGCTTCGTATCAGAGctctcaggcagcagcagcagcagcagcagcagcagcatctcaaCGCTCTCAGGCAGCATCTTCATCTTCCACCTCGAGTGCATCTCAGTCTTTTACCTACCGTCTGGCTGCTCCTTATGAAGGAGGAAGTTCAGTGTCTTCCGCTGACCTGTTGGCCGAACTGGAAGCATTCAGAGCAGATGCAGCAAGATCAGGTGTCAAAATCACCCAAGATGCCCAGACGAGGCAAGCTAACAGCGGCAGC GTGAAGGTGACGCGCCAAGACTCCGGCATCGCCATGAAGCCCGTTCATGCTGACATCTTCGCCCCAGCCACTGTCTTCTCCAACCAGGGCATCACCAGGTTCGCAGACTTCGCCGTATCCGGAGTCAACAACGATTACGAATCCGAAGAAAACATGAGCTACGAGGAGAGCGCATCGACCACCTTCGCTAAATCATTGGCAGAGTCTCTCAAGACCACCAGATCACAATCTTCCTCAACGGTGCCTGCAGTGTCTCTTGGACCCGCCAGTCATTTGTGCGGCTTCAGGATCGTTCGCGAGTATGGGTCACCCGGCTCGCGAACCCTTCCAATACCGTCTGGCTCAATTCTGTGTGGCTACTCCGCTGGGTCGGAAAGACAAGGTTCCGCTTTATCTGGACTATTTTCTGGGGCAGCAGCCGGCCGCTACGGAGCTGGAAGTTCTTCAGGATCATCTCAAACGTTCTCCTCTGGATCTTCAGGAGCTTCTAGCTCATCAGCCAGGTTctctggagcagcagcagcagctggagctgCAAGTTCCTTTGGCTCTTCCTCTAGCAGGTTTGAAGGATCTGCAGGAGCCTCTAGTTCCTCAGTAAGCAGGCTCTCTGCCTCTGCAGCCTCCGCTAgatctacatcatcatcatcatcatctggtGCTTCCTCCAGCAGACTTGAAGGATCTGCAGGAGCTTCCAGTTCATCAGCTAGTAAGCTGTCTGGATCTGCAGCTTTCGGTGGGTCTTCAGCTTTCAGTGGGTCTTCAGGTTCCTCTGGTTCTTCCTTCAGCAGCTTcggaacatcagcagcagcaagtaGCGGCTCAGGAACTTCATCAGGATTCTCAAGTCAGACTTCAAGTAAAAAATCTAGTTTATCTTCTGCAGCAAGCAAGAAAGCATCGAGCAGTTTCTCCTCCAGTGGAGGATCTCAATTGTCTAGCTTATCCTCCAGGGGAGTGTCTGCTGGGTCTGCCAGCAGAGGGtcaactagcagcagcagcagcagcttctcTGCGGCAGGTTCTGCAAAGGGAGGATTTGCTTTTGGCGGTCTGTCCTCAGGATCTGCATCATCTGGCGGGTCAAAGCTAGCACTTTCTCGCACCGTCTCCGTTAAAACTCCAGAAAGAGTCTCCAATGTTATCTCTCATTTCTTACCCGCTGACCACAGGTATGAGGCCACTGGATCTGTCGTCATCAACAGGGCTGAAGAAAGACAGACTCGCACCTTCCAGAtccctgctcctgctgctccagcGCCCGTGGTTCTCTCAACTCCTCAGCTGGCTCTCAAACGCATCGTCTCCGTGAAATCTCCCGAGAGAGTTTCCAGTGTCATCTCTCACTTCCTGCCCGCTGACCACAAGTATGAGGCTACTGGATCCGTCGTCATCAACAGGGCCTCAACAGGCCAGGCATCTTCAGCAGGTCGAGGATTCTCTGGAGCTTCTGGGGCACAAAGAGCTCAGGTTTCTCCTCCTCAGCCCCGCCGCACCCCAGTTCAAGAATACGCTGCTCCCCCCCGCTCCGCCCCTCGAGCCTCTCCTTCTCAGCTAGCTCTCACCCGCACCGTCTCCGTCAAGTCTCCTCAGAGAGTCTCCAGCGTGATCTCTCACTTCACTCCTGCAGAACACAAGTATGAAGCCACTGGATCTGTCACCATCAACAGAGCCTCTGCATAA